A genome region from Candidatus Gorgyraea atricola includes the following:
- a CDS encoding sodium:proton antiporter: protein MTVYFLCLVLFCIGLYCILRKRNLIKIIIGIAIMEYAVNLFFILVGYKMNGRAPIHAPDQEILNMVDPLPQALVLTSIVIGLAVTALIAAIAMRVYEKYRTFDITKIRRLKG, encoded by the coding sequence ATGACAGTTTATTTTTTGTGTCTGGTGCTTTTTTGCATCGGGCTATATTGTATATTAAGGAAGCGTAATCTTATAAAGATAATCATAGGCATCGCCATAATGGAGTATGCTGTAAATTTATTTTTTATACTTGTTGGTTATAAGATGAATGGCCGCGCGCCTATACATGCTCCTGATCAGGAAATACTAAACATGGTGGATCCATTGCCGCAGGCACTGGTCCTGACCTCTATAGTCATTGGACTCGCAGTCACTGCCCTTATCGCGGCTATCGCGATGAGGGTGTATGAGAAATACAGGACCTTTGATATTACGAAGATCAGAAGGTTAAAAGGTTAG
- a CDS encoding cation:proton antiporter: MKKSRTRYIVGLIFILAVMSVILFKPYPILFSQDMPFIGFLQRTFYILLFACILCLYRILRGPTSADRAVTIDMLGVLIVGFCAIMGIATGRSWYIDIAIAWALQSFIATLALAKFLEGKSFDD, encoded by the coding sequence ATGAAAAAGAGTAGGACGCGTTATATTGTTGGCCTTATTTTTATTTTGGCAGTGATGTCTGTAATTTTATTCAAGCCATACCCTATTCTTTTTTCTCAGGACATGCCTTTTATAGGATTTTTGCAAAGGACGTTTTACATCCTTCTATTCGCGTGCATATTGTGCCTGTATCGTATACTGAGAGGGCCGACTTCTGCGGATAGGGCTGTTACCATTGATATGCTGGGTGTCTTGATAGTCGGATTTTGCGCTATCATGGGTATTGCTACTGGCAGAAGCTGGTATATTGATATAGCGATCGCGTGGGCGCTGCAGAGTTTTATAGCTACACTTGCCCTGGCGAAATTTTTAGAAGGAAAATCATTCGATGATTAA
- a CDS encoding MnhB domain-containing protein, protein MTEPQKGMTLIVKTITRLTVGLILLFGVYIVSHGHLSPGGGFAGGVIIALSFIHIMLAFGKETAFKKVNQAIASFFESLGAIIFITLALIGIASGYFFLNFLSKGEPFTLFSSGLIPLYNVAICFKVGAGLFIIFITLVLLKIPGEDSEK, encoded by the coding sequence ATGACAGAACCCCAGAAGGGTATGACTTTAATAGTAAAGACGATTACGCGCCTGACAGTGGGTCTGATACTCTTATTCGGCGTTTATATTGTCAGTCATGGGCACCTCAGCCCCGGAGGCGGATTTGCAGGAGGCGTGATTATCGCGCTTTCCTTTATACATATTATGTTGGCATTTGGCAAAGAGACTGCGTTTAAAAAGGTAAACCAGGCCATTGCGTCGTTTTTTGAAAGTCTTGGCGCGATAATATTTATAACGCTTGCGCTTATCGGTATCGCGAGCGGTTATTTCTTTTTGAATTTTCTGTCAAAGGGTGAGCCTTTTACGCTTTTTAGCTCAGGACTCATTCCTTTATATAATGTGGCAATATGTTTTAAAGTTGGGGCAGGACTTTTTATTATATTCATTACGCTTGTGCTTTTGAAAATACCTGGAGAGGATAGCGAGAAATGA
- a CDS encoding efflux RND transporter permease subunit yields the protein MSLPRFSVNQSLFVNLVSVLIIIFGLIVVVGMNREVFPNVDFDIVSITTAYPGATPLDVEKLITVPIEKELKEVDGIKEIKSSSSAGASFINVKLDPDERDKKKVVSDIQTAVDRVKNLPKDIYQDPVVTEISSKQYPVIEVSLSGDMSEKKLQYYSDGLEDLLEDIKGVAKIRESGYRDREIQVHVDPEKMRERYVSFDEISQALASRNISVPAGEINTENTEYSIRTTGEFSTAKEVENIIIRANDAGNWLRIKDIAEVKDSFKKEDIINKTLGTRSINLIVMKKQSGDAISIVNEVKKVCDQYLENCPDALKISYVNDYSFFARRRLNVLKNNGWASFILVVLSVLLFLQYRVAFMTVLGIPISFLATFVVMNMMGITINLISMFGLIIVLGMLVDDGIIVAENVYRYMEQGVKPREAAVRGSEEVMGAVTAAVLTTVAAFCPLLFMTGIIGKFIRNIPTVLIIALLASLGEALIILPSHLADFVKIKYDAGGRPTNIAKDMPWFKRLVRFYTKMVNAAIKRKYKVLAGFTIVLLVCGFLAFSVLKFVLFPSSGINYFFVRGEAPIGTPLQKTNELILPVEEIVSQLPLEELDTFVTSVGAIAEDRHDPFAGQSSHLVQVAVYLTAEQDRKRSVEEIIEDVRQKAKDIRGFEDLRFDKPESGPPVGKAVEAKIRGEDFEKLDIIAAEYMDHLNTIDGTTDVTWDHKPGKEEILVKVDNAKASLAGLSVAQIAKTVRAVFEGSIATKIKPVKAEEETDVIVMFPEKLSRNMNVFEDILIRNSFGNLIPLKNVADIKKVPGTTTIHHLDGKRVVTASANVDRNKITSLKVNALLEKKFKALSQRHIGYSVKYSGEKEETMNSLKSLLKAFFYAFLIIYLILASFFKSIVQPFIVMLAIPFGLIGVVIAFLLHGMPFSFMAILGIVGLNGIVVNDSIVLVNFINKLRRQGINRHDSIIKAGQMRIRPVLLTTITTAGGLSTVAYGIGGKDPFLVPMALSICWGITFATVLTLIVIPCIYSIVDDLSLKITKKPSLIRLAKVGNGK from the coding sequence ATGAGTCTACCGCGTTTTAGTGTCAACCAGTCATTATTTGTTAATCTTGTCTCAGTCCTTATAATCATATTCGGGCTCATAGTGGTAGTGGGCATGAATAGAGAGGTATTCCCGAATGTGGATTTTGACATTGTAAGCATCACTACCGCATACCCTGGCGCCACACCTCTTGATGTTGAAAAACTCATCACTGTGCCTATTGAAAAAGAACTCAAAGAGGTCGATGGCATAAAAGAGATAAAGTCATCCTCATCCGCAGGCGCGTCATTTATAAATGTAAAGTTAGATCCTGATGAACGCGATAAGAAAAAGGTCGTGAGCGACATACAGACTGCTGTAGACCGTGTAAAAAACCTGCCTAAAGACATCTACCAGGACCCTGTAGTGACTGAGATAAGCAGCAAGCAATACCCTGTAATAGAGGTGTCGCTCTCAGGAGACATGAGTGAGAAAAAGCTGCAATACTATAGCGATGGCCTGGAGGATCTGCTGGAGGACATAAAAGGCGTTGCTAAGATACGCGAATCTGGTTACCGCGACAGAGAAATACAGGTCCATGTCGATCCTGAAAAAATGCGCGAGAGATATGTCTCGTTCGACGAGATCTCGCAAGCCCTTGCCTCCAGAAACATCAGCGTGCCTGCAGGCGAGATCAATACAGAAAACACGGAGTACAGCATCAGGACTACTGGAGAATTTTCTACAGCCAAAGAGGTTGAAAATATAATCATCAGGGCCAATGACGCTGGAAACTGGCTCAGGATAAAAGACATCGCGGAGGTAAAGGATTCCTTTAAGAAAGAAGATATAATAAATAAGACGCTTGGCACGCGTTCGATAAATCTTATTGTAATGAAAAAACAATCCGGCGATGCCATAAGTATTGTGAATGAAGTTAAAAAAGTATGTGACCAATACCTTGAAAACTGCCCGGACGCGCTTAAGATCTCGTATGTAAATGATTATTCATTCTTTGCCAGAAGACGGCTTAATGTCCTGAAAAATAATGGCTGGGCGAGTTTTATCCTCGTGGTGCTTTCTGTATTGCTTTTCTTACAGTACCGCGTTGCATTCATGACAGTCTTAGGCATACCTATATCATTCTTAGCGACATTTGTGGTCATGAACATGATGGGCATTACTATAAATCTAATAAGCATGTTCGGCCTTATTATAGTGCTTGGTATGCTGGTCGACGACGGGATCATAGTCGCTGAAAATGTGTATCGCTACATGGAACAGGGCGTGAAACCTCGTGAAGCAGCTGTCAGGGGCTCTGAAGAGGTCATGGGCGCGGTCACTGCGGCAGTACTGACCACTGTAGCCGCGTTCTGTCCCCTTTTATTCATGACAGGCATCATAGGAAAGTTCATACGGAATATCCCGACTGTACTTATCATAGCGCTTTTAGCCTCACTCGGAGAAGCGCTCATAATACTGCCGAGCCACCTGGCGGATTTTGTAAAGATAAAATATGACGCTGGCGGAAGGCCTACCAATATAGCAAAAGATATGCCATGGTTTAAAAGACTTGTGAGATTTTATACAAAAATGGTCAATGCGGCGATAAAAAGAAAATATAAAGTCCTTGCGGGCTTTACAATAGTGTTACTGGTATGCGGTTTTCTCGCTTTCAGCGTCTTAAAGTTCGTCCTCTTCCCTTCTTCTGGAATAAATTACTTTTTTGTAAGAGGAGAGGCGCCCATAGGCACACCTTTACAGAAGACGAATGAACTCATCCTTCCAGTCGAGGAAATAGTCTCGCAGCTTCCTTTAGAAGAATTGGATACATTTGTGACATCTGTTGGCGCAATAGCAGAGGACAGGCATGATCCATTCGCTGGACAGTCAAGTCATTTGGTACAGGTAGCTGTCTATCTTACAGCTGAACAGGATAGAAAAAGATCTGTTGAAGAAATAATAGAAGACGTGCGTCAGAAGGCAAAAGACATCAGGGGATTTGAAGACCTTAGATTCGATAAGCCTGAATCCGGCCCACCTGTTGGCAAGGCAGTCGAGGCCAAGATCAGGGGCGAGGATTTCGAGAAACTTGACATAATAGCCGCGGAATACATGGATCACTTAAACACAATAGATGGCACGACTGATGTGACATGGGATCACAAACCAGGCAAGGAAGAAATCCTTGTAAAGGTTGATAATGCTAAGGCCAGCCTCGCAGGCCTTAGCGTAGCGCAGATAGCCAAAACAGTACGCGCGGTGTTTGAAGGAAGCATTGCCACTAAGATAAAACCAGTAAAGGCGGAAGAGGAAACAGATGTCATTGTGATGTTCCCGGAAAAACTTTCAAGGAATATGAATGTCTTTGAAGATATCCTGATACGCAATAGTTTCGGCAATCTCATACCTCTTAAAAATGTAGCAGACATTAAAAAAGTGCCTGGAACCACGACCATCCATCATCTCGACGGAAAACGCGTGGTAACTGCGTCGGCAAATGTGGATAGGAATAAGATAACGTCCCTCAAGGTCAACGCCCTGCTGGAGAAAAAATTTAAGGCCCTATCGCAGCGCCACATAGGATACTCTGTCAAATATAGCGGCGAGAAAGAAGAGACCATGAATTCCTTAAAGAGCCTTTTAAAAGCATTCTTCTATGCCTTTCTCATTATATACCTGATCCTGGCGTCTTTCTTTAAATCCATTGTCCAGCCTTTCATTGTAATGCTCGCGATACCATTCGGGCTCATAGGTGTGGTAATCGCCTTTCTCCTGCATGGAATGCCATTCTCATTCATGGCAATATTGGGCATAGTAGGGCTAAATGGCATTGTGGTAAACGACTCGATCGTGCTTGTGAATTTTATCAATAAATTACGGCGGCAGGGCATAAACAGGCATGATTCAATAATAAAGGCTGGTCAAATGAGGATCAGGCCAGTACTTCTCACCACCATCACAACAGCTGGAGGCCTCTCAACTGTTGCCTATGGCATAGGCGGAAAAGATCCGTTCCTGGTACCAATGGCACTCTCCATATGCTGGGGCATAACTTTTGCGACTGTGCTCACGCTCATCGTGATCCCCTGCATCTATTCTATTGTAGATGATTTATCCTTGAAGATAACAAAAAAGCCAAGCTTAATCCGCCTGGCCAAGGTAGGCAATGGAAAGTAG
- a CDS encoding bifunctional nuclease family protein, with protein sequence MATIEMELNKIRIDENRGEQVIVLKEKAGERLLPIVIGIMEVAAIKMKVSGLTPPRPMTHDLLCSTIKQLGAKISKIVITRLEENTFFAKLVLQVNGRFEEVDARPSDSIALSVRVKAPIFVEESVLDKISAA encoded by the coding sequence ATGGCCACTATAGAGATGGAATTAAATAAAATCAGGATTGATGAGAATAGAGGCGAGCAGGTCATTGTTCTCAAAGAAAAAGCAGGGGAGAGGCTTTTACCTATAGTTATTGGCATAATGGAGGTCGCTGCCATAAAGATGAAGGTGAGCGGCTTGACCCCACCCAGGCCCATGACGCATGATTTATTATGCAGTACTATAAAGCAGCTCGGCGCTAAGATCAGCAAGATAGTTATTACAAGGCTGGAAGAGAACACCTTTTTCGCAAAGTTAGTCCTGCAGGTAAATGGCAGGTTTGAAGAGGTAGACGCAAGGCCCAGCGACAGCATTGCCCTATCTGTCCGCGTAAAAGCACCGATTTTTGTAGAGGAGTCTGTTCTAGATAAGATTTCAGCAGCTTAG
- a CDS encoding Na+/H+ antiporter subunit E, which produces MLSRIILFVLGLIAWTLLTWIPSWQHLIIGVLASGFVAFMTGDLFIRRPHLVTHGTRYIWFLYYVPVFIWECFKANIDVAYRVLHPDLPIHPGIVKVKTELKSDAALTFLANSITLTPGTLTVDIDREAGYLYVHWIEVKHKDIERATKAIVERFESILKRVFE; this is translated from the coding sequence ATGTTGAGTAGAATCATATTATTCGTATTGGGACTTATTGCGTGGACGCTGCTTACATGGATACCTAGTTGGCAGCATTTAATTATAGGTGTCCTGGCGTCAGGATTTGTCGCGTTTATGACAGGGGATCTTTTCATAAGAAGGCCTCACCTGGTTACGCACGGTACGCGCTATATCTGGTTCTTATATTATGTGCCTGTTTTTATCTGGGAATGTTTTAAGGCCAATATTGATGTGGCCTATAGGGTTCTTCATCCTGACTTACCTATTCATCCTGGCATAGTCAAGGTCAAGACCGAGCTTAAGTCAGACGCTGCTCTTACATTTTTGGCAAATTCTATTACACTTACGCCTGGAACGTTGACCGTGGATATAGATAGGGAAGCTGGTTATTTGTACGTGCACTGGATAGAGGTAAAGCATAAGGATATCGAGAGGGCGACCAAGGCAATAGTTGAGAGGTTCGAGAGTATTTTAAAGAGGGTATTTGAATAA
- a CDS encoding hydrogenase 3 maturation endopeptidase HyCI, giving the protein MQKRNHIKHIRDILKGKVAIVCIGNRDRGDDGIGPYLADAIKGKTPHEVMDVGVTPENYTGVITRSKPDTIVLVDAIQFEGDPGEVKLFSGDDLRIGKISTHDVSPKLLIEYLKSSTNADIYVVGVKPKSNKFGECLSNETKMAIKELTKILS; this is encoded by the coding sequence GTGCAGAAGAGAAATCACATTAAACACATAAGAGATATTTTAAAAGGTAAAGTCGCCATAGTCTGTATCGGCAATAGAGACCGTGGAGACGATGGTATTGGTCCGTATCTTGCTGATGCCATAAAAGGAAAAACCCCCCATGAAGTTATGGATGTGGGCGTTACTCCAGAAAATTATACTGGCGTCATAACAAGATCAAAACCAGATACAATAGTTTTAGTGGATGCAATACAGTTTGAAGGTGACCCAGGCGAGGTAAAATTGTTTTCAGGAGATGACCTTCGCATAGGAAAGATCTCCACGCATGACGTGTCCCCTAAACTTTTGATAGAATATCTTAAATCTTCGACAAATGCTGATATCTATGTGGTAGGCGTAAAGCCCAAATCAAATAAATTTGGCGAGTGCTTGAGTAACGAGACCAAAATGGCAATAAAAGAATTGACAAAAATACTCTCTTAG
- the mnhG gene encoding monovalent cation/H(+) antiporter subunit G yields the protein MINIIGLVFISIGVFFDFIGCLGLVRLPDVYNRLQASTKCITLGTCSILFGAFLIHGFVAAGMKALLCMAFLILTSPVSAHALARAAHKAGVKLWEKSVVDRYAEDGN from the coding sequence ATGATTAATATAATCGGGTTAGTATTCATATCTATTGGGGTTTTCTTTGATTTTATTGGGTGTTTGGGCCTTGTGAGGCTGCCGGATGTGTATAATCGTCTGCAGGCATCTACTAAGTGCATAACCTTAGGGACGTGCAGCATATTGTTCGGCGCTTTTCTTATCCATGGTTTTGTAGCAGCTGGCATGAAAGCGCTTTTATGTATGGCGTTTTTGATACTCACTTCTCCAGTGTCTGCTCATGCATTGGCACGAGCCGCGCATAAAGCAGGCGTGAAGCTGTGGGAGAAGAGCGTGGTAGATAGATACGCGGAGGATGGGAACTAA
- a CDS encoding proton-conducting transporter membrane subunit, translating into MKLLLQPILISILAGAFILLVPKKLRKVAEGFSLVTSIYLLVACVKIFMSAPIQSDILYVDNLSRFIVLAIGLFGALVTLYSLRFMASYKEFRSYYANTMWTIGFSILAAVSNNIVLLIVAWGFLGFTLYMLINVAGPRAANISKKTFIIIGGTDSLMILGFAIMWLITKDLTLSTTKIAIDTPLSFWAFLLIAIGALAKAGAMPFHTWVPDTAKEAPVPVAAFLPASLDKLLGIYLLARLVLNVFILNSFTYALLMAVGAITIIAAVMMALVQHDFKRLLGYHAVSQVGYMILGLGTGNPIGIAGGLFHMLNNTIYKSCLFFSGGNVQHKTNTSDLDSLGGLAKIMPLTFLGFLIASLSISGVPPFNGFMSKWMVYQGLIEKGKSGGVLWIFCIVAAMFGSGLTLASFIKLIHAIFLGKSKNGPTGQRANGQRNEVSWTMWLPPVILAGFCIVFGVFAYAIPLKYLIIPAVSANLNFIGSWPSSQATLFLLIGLGVGLVVYLLGNFKGVRETGHYIGGEELEDNMRLSGAEFYNTIKELPFIKGIYAKAERKLFDIYEQGKKLVFFFIGILKFLHNGVLPTYLVWCLLGVIVFLFTIVR; encoded by the coding sequence ATGAAATTACTATTACAGCCAATTTTAATCTCTATATTAGCAGGTGCTTTTATTCTTCTTGTGCCAAAAAAGCTCAGGAAAGTGGCAGAGGGGTTTAGTCTTGTTACCTCTATATATCTATTGGTCGCGTGCGTAAAGATATTTATGAGCGCTCCGATCCAGAGCGATATTTTGTACGTGGATAATCTCTCAAGGTTTATTGTGCTGGCAATAGGGCTTTTCGGCGCGCTTGTAACCCTATATTCATTGCGCTTCATGGCCTCATACAAAGAATTTCGTTCGTATTATGCGAATACAATGTGGACCATAGGATTTTCCATACTCGCGGCAGTCTCGAATAACATTGTGCTTCTTATTGTGGCATGGGGTTTTCTTGGCTTTACGCTTTATATGCTGATCAATGTGGCTGGGCCTCGCGCCGCGAACATCAGCAAGAAGACCTTTATTATAATAGGCGGAACAGATTCGCTTATGATACTGGGTTTTGCGATCATGTGGCTCATCACAAAAGACCTGACCCTGAGCACTACAAAGATAGCCATAGATACCCCGCTTTCATTCTGGGCATTTTTATTAATAGCTATTGGCGCGCTTGCAAAGGCAGGCGCAATGCCATTTCATACATGGGTGCCTGATACGGCAAAAGAGGCGCCTGTGCCAGTAGCTGCATTTTTACCTGCATCACTCGATAAATTGCTTGGCATATACCTGTTAGCAAGGTTAGTATTGAATGTTTTTATATTGAATAGTTTCACTTACGCGCTTCTTATGGCAGTAGGGGCAATTACAATAATCGCAGCAGTAATGATGGCGCTCGTGCAGCACGATTTTAAGAGACTTCTTGGTTATCACGCGGTGAGTCAGGTCGGCTACATGATACTTGGCCTTGGCACTGGTAATCCAATAGGTATTGCCGGCGGGCTTTTTCATATGTTGAACAATACTATATACAAGTCGTGCTTATTTTTTAGCGGAGGCAATGTCCAGCATAAAACAAACACTTCAGATTTGGATTCTTTAGGCGGACTGGCAAAGATAATGCCTCTGACATTTCTTGGTTTTCTTATAGCCAGTCTGTCTATATCAGGCGTACCGCCATTTAATGGCTTTATGTCAAAGTGGATGGTGTATCAGGGCTTGATAGAGAAGGGTAAATCAGGCGGAGTGCTGTGGATATTCTGCATAGTAGCTGCGATGTTTGGCAGCGGCCTCACGCTTGCGTCCTTTATCAAGCTAATACACGCAATCTTCTTAGGTAAATCCAAAAACGGGCCAACGGGCCAACGGGCCAACGGGCAACGGAACGAAGTTTCTTGGACTATGTGGTTGCCGCCAGTGATTCTCGCAGGTTTTTGCATAGTGTTCGGAGTATTTGCCTATGCTATTCCTTTAAAATATTTAATAATCCCTGCTGTATCTGCAAATTTAAACTTTATAGGGTCATGGCCGTCTTCGCAGGCTACTTTATTCCTACTCATAGGTCTTGGTGTTGGTCTTGTAGTATATCTCCTGGGCAATTTTAAAGGCGTAAGAGAGACAGGGCATTATATAGGCGGAGAAGAGCTTGAAGACAATATGCGGCTTTCCGGCGCAGAGTTTTATAATACAATAAAAGAGCTTCCTTTTATAAAAGGTATTTACGCCAAGGCTGAGAGGAAATTATTTGATATTTACGAACAAGGTAAGAAGCTTGTATTTTTCTTCATAGGTATACTAAAGTTTTTGCACAATGGCGTGCTTCCAACATATCTGGTGTGGTGCCTGTTGGGCGTCATAGTGTTTTTGTTTACAATAGTAAGGTAG
- a CDS encoding 4Fe-4S dicluster domain-containing protein → MRYPKIRELIEAIKALIQGPYTSKFPFKPHVPPERYRGQPVYNDDECVGCGACAEVCTTGCIKMEDDVNSDPPKRKLTVRYESCIFCGQCQVACITKEGIKQTNKLDDLSVFDRSEAVNSVEKELVLCEGCGCTVGAKEHLIWVAKRLGPLAYSSPTSYLSALKDLKLAYLKVEKSDELTRQDRIKTLCPKCRREITLNT, encoded by the coding sequence ATGCGATATCCTAAGATACGAGAGTTAATTGAAGCGATTAAGGCATTGATTCAGGGGCCATATACGTCGAAGTTTCCTTTTAAGCCGCATGTGCCGCCAGAACGATACAGGGGTCAACCTGTCTATAACGATGACGAGTGCGTTGGCTGCGGAGCATGTGCTGAAGTTTGTACTACAGGTTGCATAAAGATGGAAGACGATGTAAATTCTGATCCGCCCAAGAGAAAGCTTACAGTGCGTTATGAAAGCTGCATATTTTGCGGTCAGTGTCAGGTCGCGTGCATCACTAAAGAAGGAATCAAACAGACGAATAAGTTAGATGATCTGTCAGTATTTGACAGAAGTGAGGCAGTGAATTCTGTTGAAAAAGAACTGGTGCTGTGCGAAGGCTGCGGCTGTACAGTGGGAGCAAAAGAGCACTTGATTTGGGTCGCGAAAAGACTCGGTCCTCTTGCGTACTCAAGCCCTACCTCATATTTATCCGCATTAAAGGATCTAAAATTGGCATATCTTAAGGTTGAAAAATCAGATGAACTAACTCGCCAGGACCGCATAAAAACACTTTGTCCAAAGTGCAGAAGAGAAATCACATTAAACACATAA
- a CDS encoding DUF4040 domain-containing protein: MLELQILLIFMIIAAMIAVKSKDLLSSVIAVGTVGLGLSLAFLILKAPDLAIAQLVVEILVIIILIRATIRKDLPFSTSGRWFFNTFVTFLFLIVFLGFGYYCMKDLPGFGEPIMKISQRFITEGLRETGAANLVTAVVLDYRAYDTLGEATILFTAVIGVLAVIRKVGRKK; the protein is encoded by the coding sequence ATGCTTGAGTTACAGATACTTTTAATATTTATGATAATAGCCGCGATGATCGCTGTAAAGTCTAAGGATCTTTTGTCCTCAGTTATTGCAGTAGGTACTGTAGGCCTTGGACTCTCGCTCGCCTTTTTAATACTTAAGGCGCCTGACCTTGCGATCGCGCAGCTCGTGGTAGAGATCCTGGTCATAATAATACTCATAAGGGCCACGATCAGAAAAGACCTTCCGTTTTCTACATCCGGACGCTGGTTTTTTAATACCTTTGTGACATTTTTATTTCTGATCGTATTCCTGGGATTTGGTTATTATTGCATGAAGGATCTACCAGGATTTGGCGAGCCCATCATGAAGATCTCGCAGAGATTTATAACAGAAGGCCTGAGAGAAACAGGCGCCGCGAACCTGGTAACAGCAGTAGTCCTGGATTACAGGGCCTATGATACTTTGGGTGAGGCAACTATTCTTTTTACAGCTGTGATCGGAGTCCTGGCAGTTATACGTAAGGTCGGAAGGAAGAAGTAA
- a CDS encoding monovalent cation/H+ antiporter subunit D family protein, giving the protein MSHNIIPLFVAIPLAAAFVNSLIGKKIKGFSDALSALATLSLAVISVLAVVLFKENGVMVYKVGGWLPPVGIAMVIDGLTAFMLVTINVIAFLISIYSIDYMKKYTEKWLFYCLFLLMIAGMNGVIISGDMFNLYVFLEIAAIASYALVAFGTEHEELEASFKYAVMGTLASTFILLGIVFLYSVTSTLNMADMSMALFEGGSTRVVLLVSVLFLMGFGLKSALVPFHAWLPDAHPSAPAPISAMLSGVLIKSLGVYAMVRIFFSVIGITPEISAALMVLGALSMIFGVFLALGQWDMKRLLAYHSISQIGYVVLGIGLGTPLGILGGLFHLFNHSVFKSLLFLNSGAVEYATGTRDLQKMGGLKEKMPVTGATSLIASMSISGIPPFNGFWSKLIIIVACIEAQHFAYAFWAVLASILTLSSFMKVQRYGFFGELKEKLSQVKEVPFFMKVSMIALAVICLFGGVLLLPALSGDFLNVARDTVLAGQDYITAVFGAIK; this is encoded by the coding sequence ATGTCACATAATATAATACCTTTATTTGTCGCGATACCGCTTGCAGCAGCGTTTGTGAATTCCCTTATTGGAAAAAAGATAAAAGGATTTTCAGATGCGCTTTCAGCCCTGGCAACACTGTCTCTGGCAGTGATCTCAGTATTGGCAGTGGTCTTATTTAAAGAGAATGGAGTCATGGTCTATAAGGTAGGTGGATGGTTGCCGCCTGTAGGCATTGCCATGGTCATAGACGGGCTTACTGCATTCATGCTGGTCACGATCAATGTGATCGCGTTTTTAATAAGCATTTATTCAATAGATTACATGAAGAAGTACACTGAGAAGTGGCTTTTCTATTGTTTATTTTTACTCATGATAGCAGGCATGAACGGAGTCATTATAAGCGGAGACATGTTTAATCTCTACGTGTTCCTGGAGATCGCGGCTATCGCGAGCTATGCCCTTGTGGCATTTGGAACAGAGCACGAAGAGCTCGAGGCATCATTTAAATACGCGGTTATGGGTACCCTGGCGTCTACCTTTATATTGTTAGGCATTGTATTTTTATATAGCGTTACCTCTACTTTGAATATGGCTGATATGTCCATGGCATTGTTTGAGGGAGGCTCTACGCGCGTAGTTTTACTGGTTAGCGTGTTGTTCTTGATGGGCTTTGGTCTTAAATCAGCGCTTGTTCCTTTTCACGCATGGCTTCCTGACGCGCATCCGTCTGCGCCAGCCCCTATTTCCGCAATGCTCTCAGGCGTGCTCATTAAGTCACTCGGCGTCTACGCAATGGTGAGGATTTTCTTTAGTGTAATAGGTATTACCCCTGAGATCTCAGCTGCATTAATGGTGTTGGGGGCGCTATCCATGATCTTTGGCGTGTTTCTGGCGCTTGGACAATGGGACATGAAAAGGCTCCTGGCGTATCATTCTATAAGCCAGATCGGGTATGTGGTTTTGGGGATCGGACTGGGAACACCGCTTGGAATACTGGGAGGATTATTTCATTTATTTAATCACTCGGTGTTTAAGTCACTTTTATTTTTGAATTCCGGGGCAGTTGAATACGCGACAGGCACAAGGGATCTGCAGAAAATGGGTGGGTTAAAGGAAAAGATGCCTGTTACAGGAGCTACTTCACTCATAGCGTCCATGTCTATCTCAGGGATTCCGCCTTTTAATGGATTCTGGAGCAAGCTCATTATTATTGTCGCGTGTATAGAGGCGCAGCATTTTGCGTATGCATTCTGGGCTGTTCTGGCAAGTATCCTGACACTGTCTTCATTTATGAAGGTGCAGAGATATGGATTTTTTGGAGAGTTAAAAGAGAAGCTGAGCCAGGTAAAAGAAGTGCCGTTTTTTATGAAGGTTTCCATGATCGCCCTGGCAGTTATCTGTTTGTTTGGAGGAGTGCTTTTATTGCCGGCTCTTTCCGGGGATTTTCTTAATGTGGCAAGGGACACAGTGTTGGCTGGACAGGATTATATTACAGCTGTTTTTGGAGCGATAAAATAA